The DNA sequence GCCCTCTCAGGCCTGATCATAGGAGTCCTCGCGGGAGCCTTAGCCCCCGTACTATTGGCGGCTCTCCTAGTCAAGCTGGTTAAGATCGTTTATAGGGATGAGCTTTCACAGGACAGCAACGCCGAATGAGGATCGCACTCCCCTCCACGGCGGCCGTAAAGGCCTCTAGACGGATAGGTATCCTCCCGGGCTTACGCCATGCTCCACCGCTACGGCTATGAAGGATAGGTCCCTGCATTCCAGCTCGCATAGGATTAGATATCCTAGCGTGTAGGGTAGTTCTATAGGCGAGCCACGCATCGCATGCTCGGCTTCCTCCCTTAGGATTTTGAGCCCCTCCGCCTCGGCCAGGTCGTCCCTCCCGGCTAGGATTTGCTCCACCACCCTGTTGTACGGGGTTAAAGCATCCAACGCCGCCTGGGAGCTCTTGGCCCTCACCGCCTCCACCAGCTTTGAGCCTGAAACTCTATGGTGATACGGGATGAGCAGCTGCACCGTCAAGTCCTCGGAGTACCCGTATACTAGGGGGGCGAGGGATGCAGAGACGTTTGCTAGGTCGACCTCCAACCCTATCAGGGGGAGGATCGCCTCCCTTGACTCCGAGGGCAGCCTCTCAGCATGGTCCAGCACACCCATGTAATACATGCGTTTCAGGGCATACTCCATGGGTAGGATGCTCCCATACGCGCTGCAAGGCTCCACGTAGCCTCCGAGCCCTTCGTAGAATGTGCCTTTGAGGAGCCCCACAGCCCTCTCCAGGCTCTCAGCCTCCAGGAGGGCATCCCAGTTCAGCCTGGATAGACCGCTCAACGGCGTGAGCCACGCTCCAATCTCCCCGGGGGAGGCGGCCGAGTATTTACCCCTCAGGAGCCTTGAGAGGTTCCTCACCTCTAATCTCCGTGCATAAGCCTCCATGAACCCCTCCAGGTTCTCGGGGGCCAGCTTTACCAGGTACCTGAACCTCTCAGCTAATACCTGGTTGAACGCCTCCTCCAAGGCCTGGGCGTCCACCTTCTCGAGCCCTACTATTCTATGGCCATAGTCCGTGGGTGTGAGGATGCTCGTAAGGTCTTGGAGGCCCTTGGCTGAGGCTAAGGCCCCCAAGACGTCCCGGGGGAGTAGATGGGTTACGAGTCCATGACACCTCACCGCGATGTAGGTCTCATCCAAGGCTACGGCCTCCTCCTGGAGAGCAGGGCCTTCACGAACTTAGTCCTCGTGAACTCCTCCAACATGGCCTCTTCGAGCATGTCCTCTATGTACTTGATCATCCTTTTATATCCGGGTATGACTATCTTCTCCAGGGCGTTTACTTGACGGTTCGTCTTCTCCAGGTCCTCGGCCACCCTCTCTATGCGGGCTTCAAGCTCCGCTACGCTCACCAGGTCGTTCAGGATGCCGTGGATCTTCCGGGCTGCGGCCCTCACCACAGGTTTGAACTTATCCCTCACCTCGGGCATGTGGAGTATCTTGACGTATGGGACCTGGATCCCCATTACGCTCCTGGGGAGGACCTCCAGCTCCAACCCTCCCCCAGGGTTGATCCACGAGGAGGCCTCCATGGATCCCAGAGACGCGTACATCCAGGCGACGGCGTCTAGGGCTTCCTCGACCTTCTCCTCGAAGCCTATCCTCCTCGAGGCTAGCTCTTCCAGGTCGGATCTAAGCTCCTTGGCGAGCTCATCCCTCTTCATCTCGAGGAGCTTGTAGCCCTCCTCGATGAAGCCCACCCTCCTTTTAAGTTGGAGGAGGAAGCCCCTCGTAGGCTTGGCCTTCGCCCCGATCACGGCGGCCATCTAACTCTCCCCTGCGGGTTCCGGGGATCCCCGAGTTCCACCTCCTCTACGGCCTGGATGATACTTCGCTATGTACTCCTCCTTCACCCGGATGAGCTCATCCTCTGGGAGCATGGAGAGGAGGTCCCATGCTATCTCCAGGGTTCTCTCCAGGGATCTGTTCTCGTAGACACCTTGATTGACGAACCTCCTCTCGAACTCCTCAGCGAACTTAAGGTATTTACGCTCCCTCTCGCTCAAGCCCACTTCGCCTATTATCCTTACGAGGCCCCTCGCCTTGACGCCCTCAGCGTATGACATGTAGAGCTGGTTGGATACGTCCGGGTGGTCCTCCCTCGTCCTCCCCGGGCCGACCCCATCCTTCATGAGCCTCGAGAGAGACGGTAACACGTTTATAGGTGGGTAGATCCCCCTCAGGTAGAGGTCCCTGTCAAGGATGAGCTGCCCCTCGGTTATGTAGCCGCTCAGGTCAGGTATGGGATGGGTTATATCCCCCCCTGGCATTGTGAGGATGGGCATCAGGGTTACGGATCCCTTCTTACCCTTTATCTTCCCAGCCCTTTCATATATGGTGGCTAGGTCCGTGTAGAGGTATCCTGGATAGCCCCTCCTGGCGGGGACCTCCTCCCTGGCCGCGGATATCTCCCTGAGGGCTTCGCCGTAGTTGGTCATATCGGTCAGGATGGTTAGGACGTGCATGTCCATGTCGAAGGCGAGGTATTCGGCCACGGTCTGGGCCACCCTCGGGGCTATTATCCTCTCTATTATGGGGTCGTCGGCCAAGTTCAATATGACCACGGCTCCGGCTAGGGCGCCTGTCCTCTCAAACTCTGTGCGGAAGAACTCGTACTCCTCATGTTTTACGCCCATGGCGCAGAAGACCACGGCGAACTCCTCCTCCCTACCTGGGACGGTGGCCTGCCTGGCCACCTGAGCCGCCACTATGTTGTGGGGTAGGCCGGCCTCTGAGAAGAATGGGAGCTTCTGACCCCTCACGAGGGAGTTCATCCCATCTATGGCGGATATGCCGGTCTGGATGAACTCGCTGGGGGGCTCCCTAGCTGCAGGGTTTATTATGGAGCCGAATATCTCCCTATGCTCCTCCCCCATGGGCTCGGGCAAGCCGTCCAGGGGTTTGAAGCTTCCGCTGAAGACCCTGCCGATGAGGTCGTCCGATAAGGGTATCTTGATCACCTCGCCCGTGAACCTCACGGATACGCCCAGCTCCAGGCCCTCTGTGGAGCCGAACACCTGGACGACCGCCCTATCGGTGAAGGTGTCCAGGACGCTCCCGATCATCTCCGTTCCATCGGGGAGCCTCACCTCGACGAGCTCGTTGTAGGCGGCGCCCCTCACTCCCTCCACCACGAGTATGGGGCCCCGGATCTCCCTCGTCGTCCTACATAATAGGCCTGCCTTCTCAACCATCGCCCGCCATCCTCCCTTTTTAGAAGGCTAAGCCGTATTGTTCGGCCAGCCTCCTTATGTCGCCTTCAACCATGCTCCTCACCTTATCTATCCATTCGAGGCCCTTCCTCTCCTTCAGGCGCATGACCTCCACCAGGGAGGGCATCTCCCTTATCTTGTCCACGGGCACCCTCCCCCTGACGAGGGGCTCGACCATGTCGTAGAACTCCACCATGAACCTGAGCATGGCCGCCTGCTTCTCAGGCTCGCAGTACGTGTCCACCTCGTGATATGCGTGTTGGACGAGGAAGCCCTCCCTCACTATCTCGGAGAAGAGGAGGACTAGGCGTTGCTCGTCTGGGAGGGCCTTCTCCCCCACTATCCTGGCGGTCTCCTCTATCTTCGAGGCCTCCTCCAATAGGCTTAGGGCCCTCTCCCGGAAATACGACCATTCCGGATCGTATTTGGACCAGTATTCGCTGAGGAGGTCCGTGTACCTGCTGAAGCTCATAAGCCAGTTTATGGCTGGGAAGTGCCTCCTGAAGGCGAGCTCCGTGTCCAGGGCCCATAGGGTTCCAACGAACCTCAGGGTTATCGAGGTTACGGGCTCGCTGAAGTCCCCGCCGGGCGGGGAGACCGCCCCCATTATCGTCACGGATCCTATCCTCTGGCCGCTTCCAAGGGTGATCACCCTGCCGCTCCGCTCATAGAATTCAGCTATCCTCTCGGCCAGGTATGCGGGGTATCCCCCCTCGGCGGGTATCTCCTCGAGCCTCCCGGAGATGTCCCTTAGGGCCTCGGCCCACCTCGAGGTGGAGTCGGCCATCACCGCCACGTCGTAGCCTTGATCCCGATAGTATTCGGCTATGGTTATGCCCATGTATATGCTGGCCTCCCTAGCGGATACGGGGAGGTTGCTCACGTTCGCTATGAAGAGGGACCTTTCTATCAGGGTCTTTCCGGTCCTGGGGTCCTCGAGCCTCGGGAAATGGGTTATCACATCGGCCATCTCGTTCCCCCTCTCGCCGCATCCCACATAGATGATTATATCCGCATCGGACCATTTGGCCAGTTGATGCAGGGTCACGGTCTTCCCGGTTCCGAACCCGCCTGGGATGGCGGCGGCGCCCCCCTTAGCCACCGGGAAGAACGAGTCTATCACACGTTGCCCGGTTATGAGGGGCTCCACCGATGGAAGTCTAACCTTGTAGGGCCTGGGAACCCTTACAGGCCACCTCTGCATCAGGGTTACAGGCCTCTCCTCCCCATCCGGCGTCCTAATGACCGCCACAGTATCCTCCACTGTGTATTCCCCCTCCCTTATCTCGGATATGGTTCCCCTCAACCCTACGGGGGTGATTATCCTGTGCTCCACAGCCGAGGTTTCAGGTACAACCCCTAGAATGTCGCCTTCAACCACTTCATCGCCCTCTTTAACCTTCGGGGTGAAGGGCCACCTCCTCCTCCTGTCCAGGGGGGGTATCCTGACCCCCCTGCCCATGAAGGGGCCTGTCAGCTCCCATAGAGCGGTCTCCGAGAACTCTAATCCGTCGAGTATCGTCCCTATGAGGCCTGGGCCCAGCTCGGCCACGAGGGGTAGCCCCGTTGAGGCCACGGGCTCCCCGGGCCTCAGGCCGCTGGTGTCCTCGTAGCATTGGATGGCCACATCCCTCCCCGTGATCCTCACGACCTCCCCTATTAGCTTAAGCTCCCCCACGTGGACTACGTCGCCTATCTTGATCATGGGGAGGCCCTCGGCCACGACCAGCGATCCGTTGATCCTCTTAATCCTCCCCTCCGCGGACGTGGACGGCCACCCCCTCCTCGGATCCCAGGATCCTCCTTAATATTTTACCCTTCAGGGCCTCCCTCACCTTGAGGAGCCTCCCATCCAACGTATTATTATAAAGCCTTAATCCATCCATACTCCTCACAACTACGCCGCCTATACAGTTTATGGGTTCATCCGCCGCTACGAGTTTAACTCTTCGTCCAAGCTCCCTGGACAATCTCTCCCCTATACGGTCCATGTTCCGGGTGAGATGGGATAGGTCCCTACTGTTGGCTGAGACCACGACCTCATCCTCCCCTAACCCGGATACGGCCTCCTTTAGGAGGTGGAAGAATACCTCGCTGTATTTCCAGCCTCCTCCGGTCTCGCCTTCAGCTATCCTTCTAAGCTTCTCCTCCGCGGCTTTCAGGACGCTCTGGACCAGTTCATGCTTGGCTTTAAGCATCATCTTCCTCCCCTCCAGCATGGCGGATCCGAGTATGCGCCTCCTCATAACGTCGACTTCAGGCTTCACGGACGCCATCATAACCTCCCGGGCCTTCCCCTCGGCCTTGGAGAGGATGCTTTCAGCCTCCCTCTCAGCCTCCGTGATTATCTTCTCTGATTCCTCCCTGGCCCTCCTCATTATCTCGCTCTTGATCAATTCGACGGCTTCACTCAAATTTGAGGACCTCCTCGACGACCAGGTCGGCGGCCTCCAAGATGGAGGATTCAGGGATCTCCCTAAACCTTGAAAGCCTCCTCCGATAATCCTCCAGGATCCCCTCAGCTTCCCTCTTGGCCTTCTCCTCCTCCTCCTTGAGCATGGCCTTGATGTGCTCCGTCTTGGTGGCCTTATCTATCAGGCTTTGAGCCTTCTTCTTAGCCTCTGAAACTATCTTCTCAGCCTTGGCCTTGGCCTCCCCTATCAGACTTATGGCTTTACGTTCTTCCTCTATCAACTCGTCAAACCTTATCGACAATCCCCGCCACCCTAAAACCTCAGCTCAGCGCCCACAGCTAGGCTTATGCTGCGTTTAAGCTCCTCCACCCTCCTCCCCTTAACCCCGGTGTAATCCGGTATGAAGGCGAATATAGGGGTGACCTTACCCTCCTTCATGAGCCTGGATCTAAGCTCCCTCGTAGCCTCCACGAACCTTTCAGGGAGGATTAAAAGCTTGTATTTGGGGTCTTCGATGAGCCTCTTCACAGCATTTAACACCTCTTCCTCCTCGACCGCTACGACGCCCTCCACGCCTACGAGCCTGAACCCGGCCGTGAATGTGGGATCGCCGATAGCTGCGGCGCTCAAGGCTTCACACCCTAATAAGATATTTAGGCTGTATTTTTATGTATTTCGCTCAGCCCTATCACCCCATTCAGCCTTCGAGGATCGCCGGGTAACCCTTAAAGGGGACCGGTTGAAGAAGAGTTAGGATCCGAAGTGGTTGATGGAAGGCGACCTTGATGGCCTCGAACCCCAAGGCGGACAGGGGAACCCCAATACTCCTATACTTCACGGGCTTCATGGCTACGGCGAGTCAGCAGGTTATAGCGCCGGTGATACCCATATATTTCAGGGAGGGGCTGGGAGCCCCTCTGGAGCTGGTTGGCCTCCTGGTCTCCCTGTTGTTCTTCTCATCGGCGGCGAGCAAGATCCTGATCACCCTTTATTTAAGGGAGAGGGATGTTCCAAACGCCCTCCTTGTAGGCTGCGTCTTGATGGCTTCTTCACCCCTCCTCTACTTGATCGCGGGGTCACCCCTCCAGGCTGGACTGGTCAGGATCCTCCACGGTTTAGGCTTCTCACTCTTCTCAACCGCTGGTTTAAGCCTCGCCTCGCTCACATCCTCAGGGGATAGGGATAGATCCATAGGATTATACACCTTGGCCTTAAGCCTGGGCTTGATGGTTGGACCGGGGATCGGATCCCTGGGGATCAGGCTTCTAGGCTTCGAGTCAGCCTTCTTCCTCGCCTCAGCCGCATCCCTATCGGCCTCCCTTTCATCCACCTCTTTGAAGATGGGGATACGCAGGATCATAGGCGGGATGGAGGCGGATTCGACAGGTTTCAAAGCCTCCCCTGGGACGGTGTTTAAAGTCTTAAAGGGCGGAGAGTTCCAAACAGCGTTTCTATGCTATCTAGGCTTCTCCATCTACTACGGCGCCGTGATAGCCTACGCCCCCATATATCTGAGGGGGAGCTACGGGTTTGAAGCCGACCTTGTATCCCTGATATTCCTGTTATACTTCTTGATGACGGTGGTTGGGAGAACCCTCATACCCAGGATGCTATCCGTGTTCAAGCCTTCAGGTGTGCTGCTCCTGGGGTTGATAAACGTCGCAGTGACAGCGATCCTCCTATACGCGCTCAGGGGCCCCCTAGCCGCCTCGGCTCCTCTGGTCTTAGCGGGGTTATCCCACGGCGTGATATTCCCATCGGCGGCTGTGATCGTATCCCACGGGGTTGAATCCTCGGCGATCCTGCCGGCCGCCAACGCCGTCTACCTTCTGGGATTTGACCTCGGAACCACGATAGGACCCGTGATGGTTTCAGGGATCGCCTCGTCCATCAATGTGCAGGCGGCGATCTTAGCCTCAGCAGCTCCATCCATGGTCCTCATCCCGTTCCTAGCCTCACATTCTAGAGGGAGACGGATGGAGAAAGAAAAGGGATAAATTATGGCCCCTAGATAAATTCTATATATGTACGTTCTCGTATTGGTTAGCTGCCCGGATGAGGGGGAGGCTGCAAGGATAGGGAGGATAGCAGTGGAGAACAGGCTTGCGGCCTGCGCCACCGTCGTACCAAGGACTAGGAGCATATATCGTTGGAAGGGTCGGATAGAGGAGGCTGATGAGGCGCTGCTCATGGTTAAGACAAGGGAGGAGCTTTTCCGGAGGCTGGAGAAGCTCGTGGTGGAGAACCATCCATACTCCATCCCGGAGATAATCTCCTTAAGGATAGGTGAAGGCCATACACCCTACCTTGAATGGATAAGGGAGGAAACCTAGAGGGCTAAGGAGATGGTTCATAGCATGAGGAAGGGGGAGATACTATACTTTGAGAGGCCGGGCCTCCAGAATACAGAACTGGTCTTAGAGGCTGTGGAGGAGAGACTTAAACTAGGCGATTTAAGGGTCGTCGTGGTCCCCGTGACTACGGGTAGAACCGCTGAGCTCTTCTCGAACAGACTGGGTGGCAGGGCGGATGTCGTGACCATCTCGGAGGAGGAGGCTGCATCGGCGTGTAGGCGCATAGCGGCCTCCGAGGAGGGGTTGCTGGCTAAACTGGTTAGGGATCGTCTAGAGGAGGCTTCCATGAGGGCTCATAGAAGGATATTAAGGGAAGCTTTTGACTTGACTTTCCTGCCCTTCTGCGGCGAGGATTGGAGGCTCGTCGCTGAGCCGTTATATGCCTTCGGTCAGGGAGCCAAGGTTGCCGTGGAGGTATCCATAGCGGCTGTGGAGGTGGGGAAAGCGAAGCCCTACAGCAGGATCGTAGCTGTGGGGGGCACGGGGGAGGGCGTCGATACGGCCATGGTCGTTAAAACCTCGACTCAGAGGGAGGCCTTCGGCAGGAGGCCGGAGAAAAGGCTATCCATCCAGGAGATCCTGGCATTACCTATAGAGAAATGGTAGTTGGAACATTATATATCGATTTCGATACGCCGCGGATTAGGTGTATCATTTGTACGTGATCTGGCTGGAATGTCCCATCTCTAACAGTTAACCTATTGCTATTGGAGCTCCCTTGACGCTGTTACTCCAGGTTCCTCAGCGTTGATAGGGATGATCTCACCTTTCAGATCCATGAAATGTTTATCGCCAGTCACAATTTTAGCGCCTCCCTTTCGAGCTGTGGCAAGGATTATTGAGTCGGCCATCCCCCAGCCCTTAACCGTCTTCCTCCTTTCAACATCTATTTCTCCGGCTAGCCTAGCTATCTCCTCGGTTAAATCGACTATGAGGGTTGAGATCTTCATGAAGTCCAGCTTATTTTCCCTCCCTTCCACCGTTTCTCTTCCAGCTGAGATTTCGTAAAGTAGCTTCCTGCTTATTTCTGCGACCACTATGCTTGGGGTCGCCGATTCCTCCTCTTCGATGTAAGCTTTAGCAACGGCGCCTTCCTTCGAGCCTATGAAGTACTCGATCCAGGCATATGAATCTATGATGAAGTTATAGCTCATGGAGTTCTGCTTCCTCTTCTTCCTTGAAAGATGCTATCCTAGGGTTCGATCCAAAGAGGGATTCTTGAATCTTATACCTTTCATTTATTAATGTTCTTATGAGCTCATCATAGGTTTCAACGCCTGTCCTCTTCATCAGCTCCCTTAATATTCGAGCCACTCTTCTACTAACCTGTATAGTCGTACTCATAGCAGTAATTATAGCTATAGCGCATATTTTAAGTTTGTTGTGGGGCAGGCCGCTCTACGACGGTGGAGTAGCCTCAGGGCTCTACAGCTTCACCATTTATAAAAATTAAGGGAGGGTTTATTGAGTAGGCGATCGGGTAATGTGCTTTCATCGTTTCGGGAAGGAATTTTAACACAGTAAAATTTTAATAGGTTGAAGCCCTAATAATTGATACGTTGATATTTGAAGTGAGGGGACATATGATATGTCTGAGGAGTTCTCCTTAAAGGAGGTTAATAGGGTTAGGGATCCCAGGAACCTTACGGGGATGGAGAAGAAGCATCTACCCGTGTTCCTCGAGGCCCCGGAAATCGTGGAGAAGGGGAAGCCCTTCAAGGTTAGGGTGAAAGTGGGTGGAATAGACGGGGTGGAGCATCCCAACCTTTTAGGCCATTGGATAAACTGGGTGGAGCTCTACGCCGGCGAGGTACCCGTGGCCAGGATCGTGTTCGCACCCGTCTTCAGCGATGGATACGAGGTCGTGTTCACGATAGCCCTGGAGGATTCAACTCTTCTAAGGCTCAGGGAGTACTGCAATCTCCACGGGGTATGGGAAGGAGATGAGGAGACCGGGGGGGCCAAGAGGATAACCGTCAAGTAGCTGTGCATGGAGGCAGCCTAACCCTGCGACAAACCCCTCCAAGGGGATAGGAGGCAGATCTCGATGGCTAAGTGGAGATGCCTGATATGCGGCTACATATACGATGAGGATGAGGGATATCCAGACTCTGGGATCCCGCCTGGGACGAGGTTCGAGGACCTCCCTGATGAATGGAGATGCCCCATATGCGGGGCTGAGAAAACTCAGTTCGAGAAGATGTAGCGGAGCCTTAAAACCCTGAAACTCTAGGCTGAACCCCACCCCTTTTATTCTTCTGTTCTCTAGGATTTCTCGGCTGTTTTATCCCTAAGTTCAGCGGCACAGCTTTACGGTTTGCTCCGGTTCCTTCTGGATTTGGAGTAGGCTGCGGCGGCTAGGGCGGGTATTAGAGACCCCACAGCCATGAATGTTAGGACGAGGATGGCCGAGGATGCCTCCATGAACGTCTGCAGGGCTGAGAGCTCGGCTATGCCGGTGAGCATCAGGGAGAGGCCCACTAGGGTTCCCATGATCCTCGTGGAGAGCTCGAGTTTTCCTTTGCGCCTCCAAGCCTTCACCGCTATCGGAGAGGCTATGGGGGACAGGTAGACTAGGCCTATTAGGAGGCTGGCCTCGATCCCGGCCGCTACGACGGCTGCTTCAGGCCATCTCCCAAGCTTGGCGTAGACGAGGCTTGAGCCTTCAAGGATTCCCAATAGGGGTTTAAGCCATATCCTCGCGATGGCTTTGCCGGTTTCGCTCTTGGCGAGTTCGGGGGCTAGGGATGGGCTGAAGGAGTAGTACCATGCGTTGAAGACCTTCATGAAGCTGGAGCCGGCGAAAGTCTTCATGACGAGGCCGTCCCTGAAATCCCTGAGGTATTGGACTTGGGGTGAGAGCTCCGATTCATAGGCGGCTGTAGCTATTAGGCAGCCGAAGCTCTGCCTGTACACGGCCCTCACGGTGTGGGGTGAGTCGGCGGTGAGCTGGCCCTCCAGGGGGTATCCGTTCTCATCCTCCAGGTGGTCTAGGATGTAGAAGCCTATCCTGGATGGGACGCGCTCCACGGCGGATACCGTGAACGCTTCCCCCTCGTCCAGCCATATCTCGGCTCCCTGGCCAGGCTGAACCCCGTACCTGTACTGTCTCCCATCTATGGTGACGTTGAAGACAGGCTTACTCGAACTCGATAGGCCTACGGCCTCTAGGAGGAGCCTGTACTGGGTGGACCATGTCGCCCTCACATGTTTGGGGGAGTCCATCTTCACAGAGGCCTCGGGGGTTGAGGCCTCAAGGTCCCCGGTCCACGCCTTGAAGGCATGGCGTACCCCGTCCCCGCCTTGGACGATCCTGGATATGGATATGTTGGCGGTCCGCCCTTCAGGGTACCATCCGCCGCCCT is a window from the Candidatus Bathyarchaeota archaeon genome containing:
- a CDS encoding V-type ATP synthase subunit B; translated protein: MVEKAGLLCRTTREIRGPILVVEGVRGAAYNELVEVRLPDGTEMIGSVLDTFTDRAVVQVFGSTEGLELGVSVRFTGEVIKIPLSDDLIGRVFSGSFKPLDGLPEPMGEEHREIFGSIINPAAREPPSEFIQTGISAIDGMNSLVRGQKLPFFSEAGLPHNIVAAQVARQATVPGREEEFAVVFCAMGVKHEEYEFFRTEFERTGALAGAVVILNLADDPIIERIIAPRVAQTVAEYLAFDMDMHVLTILTDMTNYGEALREISAAREEVPARRGYPGYLYTDLATIYERAGKIKGKKGSVTLMPILTMPGGDITHPIPDLSGYITEGQLILDRDLYLRGIYPPINVLPSLSRLMKDGVGPGRTREDHPDVSNQLYMSYAEGVKARGLVRIIGEVGLSERERKYLKFAEEFERRFVNQGVYENRSLERTLEIAWDLLSMLPEDELIRVKEEYIAKYHPGRRGGGTRGSPEPAGES
- a CDS encoding MFS transporter → MMASNPKADRGTPILLYFTGFMATASQQVIAPVIPIYFREGLGAPLELVGLLVSLLFFSSAASKILITLYLRERDVPNALLVGCVLMASSPLLYLIAGSPLQAGLVRILHGLGFSLFSTAGLSLASLTSSGDRDRSIGLYTLALSLGLMVGPGIGSLGIRLLGFESAFFLASAASLSASLSSTSLKMGIRRIIGGMEADSTGFKASPGTVFKVLKGGEFQTAFLCYLGFSIYYGAVIAYAPIYLRGSYGFEADLVSLIFLLYFLMTVVGRTLIPRMLSVFKPSGVLLLGLINVAVTAILLYALRGPLAASAPLVLAGLSHGVIFPSAAVIVSHGVESSAILPAANAVYLLGFDLGTTIGPVMVSGIASSINVQAAILASAAPSMVLIPFLASHSRGRRMEKEKG
- a CDS encoding type II toxin-antitoxin system VapC family toxin; this translates as MSYNFIIDSYAWIEYFIGSKEGAVAKAYIEEEESATPSIVVAEISRKLLYEISAGRETVEGRENKLDFMKISTLIVDLTEEIARLAGEIDVERRKTVKGWGMADSIILATARKGGAKIVTGDKHFMDLKGEIIPINAEEPGVTASRELQ
- a CDS encoding V-type ATPase subunit, giving the protein MDETYIAVRCHGLVTHLLPRDVLGALASAKGLQDLTSILTPTDYGHRIVGLEKVDAQALEEAFNQVLAERFRYLVKLAPENLEGFMEAYARRLEVRNLSRLLRGKYSAASPGEIGAWLTPLSGLSRLNWDALLEAESLERAVGLLKGTFYEGLGGYVEPCSAYGSILPMEYALKRMYYMGVLDHAERLPSESREAILPLIGLEVDLANVSASLAPLVYGYSEDLTVQLLIPYHHRVSGSKLVEAVRAKSSQAALDALTPYNRVVEQILAGRDDLAEAEGLKILREEAEHAMRGSPIELPYTLGYLILCELECRDLSFIAVAVEHGVSPGGYLSV
- a CDS encoding divalent-cation tolerance protein CutA, with product MYVLVLVSCPDEGEAARIGRIAVENRLAACATVVPRTRSIYRWKGRIEEADEALLMVKTREELFRRLEKLVVENHPYSIPEIISLRIGEGHTPYLEWIREET
- a CDS encoding rubredoxin, with the translated sequence MAKWRCLICGYIYDEDEGYPDSGIPPGTRFEDLPDEWRCPICGAEKTQFEKM
- a CDS encoding V-type ATP synthase subunit D — translated: MAAVIGAKAKPTRGFLLQLKRRVGFIEEGYKLLEMKRDELAKELRSDLEELASRRIGFEEKVEEALDAVAWMYASLGSMEASSWINPGGGLELEVLPRSVMGIQVPYVKILHMPEVRDKFKPVVRAAARKIHGILNDLVSVAELEARIERVAEDLEKTNRQVNALEKIVIPGYKRMIKYIEDMLEEAMLEEFTRTKFVKALLSRRRP
- a CDS encoding V-type ATP synthase subunit A — translated: MKRINGSLVVAEGLPMIKIGDVVHVGELKLIGEVVRITGRDVAIQCYEDTSGLRPGEPVASTGLPLVAELGPGLIGTILDGLEFSETALWELTGPFMGRGVRIPPLDRRRRWPFTPKVKEGDEVVEGDILGVVPETSAVEHRIITPVGLRGTISEIREGEYTVEDTVAVIRTPDGEERPVTLMQRWPVRVPRPYKVRLPSVEPLITGQRVIDSFFPVAKGGAAAIPGGFGTGKTVTLHQLAKWSDADIIIYVGCGERGNEMADVITHFPRLEDPRTGKTLIERSLFIANVSNLPVSAREASIYMGITIAEYYRDQGYDVAVMADSTSRWAEALRDISGRLEEIPAEGGYPAYLAERIAEFYERSGRVITLGSGQRIGSVTIMGAVSPPGGDFSEPVTSITLRFVGTLWALDTELAFRRHFPAINWLMSFSRYTDLLSEYWSKYDPEWSYFRERALSLLEEASKIEETARIVGEKALPDEQRLVLLFSEIVREGFLVQHAYHEVDTYCEPEKQAAMLRFMVEFYDMVEPLVRGRVPVDKIREMPSLVEVMRLKERKGLEWIDKVRSMVEGDIRRLAEQYGLAF
- a CDS encoding class II SORL domain-containing protein, producing the protein MSEEFSLKEVNRVRDPRNLTGMEKKHLPVFLEAPEIVEKGKPFKVRVKVGGIDGVEHPNLLGHWINWVELYAGEVPVARIVFAPVFSDGYEVVFTIALEDSTLLRLREYCNLHGVWEGDEETGGAKRITVK